A window of Macrotis lagotis isolate mMagLag1 chromosome X, bilby.v1.9.chrom.fasta, whole genome shotgun sequence contains these coding sequences:
- the LOC141497123 gene encoding uncharacterized protein LOC141497123 isoform X2 produces MNAPGPRPAPPQGSLTLQDVAVDFTPEEWGHLSPSQKELYCEVMLENYQNLVYLGLALSLQGVMEHLKRGEAPWMLERHVPGTSGQVLEIRPETRGSTPELSLSVAVSNQRLLADNPHISNSGKVWECDHRVEREQSYKQNKLHKCLDKHRKHFRLNTNKKECHQIYSNKLISKYLEHGKCSGDNLDLSQCQRRNAAAKSYGCNECGKAFRRSTGLTGHQRIHRGEKPYECTECGKVFRWKTQLTVHKRTHTGEKPYECKECGKFFCRSSQLAEHRRIHTGEKPFGCNECGKTFRRSTQLNVHKRIHNGKKPYECNGCGKSFHQRKGLTRHESIHIRDKAHKCNECGKGFRSSSQLSEHQKVHTGEKPYGCDECGKAFNRSTQLDIHQRVHTGEKPYKCNECGKTFCWSTQLTVHQRIHTKEKLFECNECGKTFHQSALLSRHQIIHTGEKSYECSTCGKCFRRNIELTRHQSVHTGEKPYECNECGKAFRLSTGLHLHQRIHTGEKPYECSECGRAFRRNTELTRHQRVHTGEKRYECNECGKAFSRSTGLTEHRTVHTGEKPYECKDCGRAFRLSKHLTQHYRIHNGEKPHEGSI; encoded by the exons ATGAATgcgcccggcccccgccccgcgccccctcAG GGCTCCCTGACGCTCCAAGATGTGGCCGTGGATTTCACCCCGGAGGAGTGGGGGCATCTTAGCCCTTCACAGAAGGAACTCTACTGCGAGGTGATGCTGGAGAACTACCAGAACCTGGTCTACCTGG GACTTGCCCTGTCTCTACAAGGTGTGATGGAGCATCTGAAGAGAGGGGAAGCACCATGGATGTTGGAGAGACATGTCCCAGGAACCTCCGGCCAAG TTTTGGAGATAAGGCCTGAAACCAGGGGGTCAACACCAGAGCTGAGCCTTTCTGTGGCAGTGTCCAATCAGAGATTATTAGCAGATAATCCTCATATCTCCAATTCAGGAAAAGTCTGGGAATGTGATCATAGGGTAGAGAGAGAGCAGAGCTATAAGCAGAATAAGCTCCATAAATGTTTAGATAAACATAGGAAGCACTTCAGACtgaatacaaacaaaaaagaatgtcaTCAAATCTACTCAAATAAGCTCATTTCTAAGTATCTTGAACATGGAAAGTGCTCTGGTGATAATTTGGATCTCAGTCAGTGTCAGAGACGTAATGCTGCAGCAAAGTCTTATggatgtaatgaatgtggaaaagccttccGGAGGAGCACAGGGCTTACTGgccatcagagaattcacagaggagagaaaccttatgagtgCACTGAATGTGGGAAGGTCTTCCGATGGAAAACACAACTTACTGTACATAAGAGAActcacactggagaaaaaccatatgaatgtaaagaatgtgggaaatTCTTCTGTCGAAGTTCACAGCTTGCTGAACATCGtcgaattcatactggagaaaaaccttttggatgtaatgaatgtgggaagaccTTCCGTCGGAGCACACAACTTAATGTACATAAGAGAATTCACAATGgaaagaaaccttatgaatgtaatggatgTGGGAAGTCCTTCCACCAGAGAAAGGGGCTTACTCGGCATGAGTCAATTCATATTCGAGATAAAGCTCATAaatgcaatgaatgtgggaagggTTTTCGAAGCAGCTCACAGCTTTCTGAACATCAGAAAGTtcatactggggagaaaccttatggatgtgatgaatgtggaaaagcctttaATCGGAGCACACAACTTGATATACATCAGAgagttcatactggagagaaaccttataaatgtaatgaatgtggtaaGACCTTCTGCTGGAGCACACAGCTTACTgttcatcagagaattcacactaaAGAGAAACTTTTtgagtgtaatgaatgtggaaagactttccaCCAGAGTGCATTGCTTTCTCGACATCAGATAATTCACACCGGagagaaatcttatgaatgtTCTACATGTGGAAAGTGTTTCCGCCGAAACATAGAACTTACCCGACATCAATCAGTTCATACTGgggaaaaaccttatgaatgcaatgaatgtgggaaggctttcCGTCTGAGCACAGGACTACATCTACATcaaagaattcacactggagaaaaaccttatgaatgtagtgaatgtgggaGAGCCTTTCGCCGGAACACAGAACTTACTCGTCATCAGAGagttcacactggagagaaacgttatgaatgcaatgaatgtggaaaggccttCAGCAGAAGCACAGGCCTTACTGAACATCGGACTGTTCAcacaggagagaaaccttatgaatgtaaggaCTGTGGGCGGGCCTTCCGTCTGAGTAAACACCTTACTCAGCATTACAGAATTCACAATGGTGAGAAGCCTCATGAAGGGAGCatctaa
- the LOC141497123 gene encoding uncharacterized protein LOC141497123 isoform X1, which translates to MNAPGPRPAPPQGSLTLQDVAVDFTPEEWGHLSPSQKELYCEVMLENYQNLVYLAGLALSLQGVMEHLKRGEAPWMLERHVPGTSGQVLEIRPETRGSTPELSLSVAVSNQRLLADNPHISNSGKVWECDHRVEREQSYKQNKLHKCLDKHRKHFRLNTNKKECHQIYSNKLISKYLEHGKCSGDNLDLSQCQRRNAAAKSYGCNECGKAFRRSTGLTGHQRIHRGEKPYECTECGKVFRWKTQLTVHKRTHTGEKPYECKECGKFFCRSSQLAEHRRIHTGEKPFGCNECGKTFRRSTQLNVHKRIHNGKKPYECNGCGKSFHQRKGLTRHESIHIRDKAHKCNECGKGFRSSSQLSEHQKVHTGEKPYGCDECGKAFNRSTQLDIHQRVHTGEKPYKCNECGKTFCWSTQLTVHQRIHTKEKLFECNECGKTFHQSALLSRHQIIHTGEKSYECSTCGKCFRRNIELTRHQSVHTGEKPYECNECGKAFRLSTGLHLHQRIHTGEKPYECSECGRAFRRNTELTRHQRVHTGEKRYECNECGKAFSRSTGLTEHRTVHTGEKPYECKDCGRAFRLSKHLTQHYRIHNGEKPHEGSI; encoded by the exons ATGAATgcgcccggcccccgccccgcgccccctcAG GGCTCCCTGACGCTCCAAGATGTGGCCGTGGATTTCACCCCGGAGGAGTGGGGGCATCTTAGCCCTTCACAGAAGGAACTCTACTGCGAGGTGATGCTGGAGAACTACCAGAACCTGGTCTACCTGG CAGGACTTGCCCTGTCTCTACAAGGTGTGATGGAGCATCTGAAGAGAGGGGAAGCACCATGGATGTTGGAGAGACATGTCCCAGGAACCTCCGGCCAAG TTTTGGAGATAAGGCCTGAAACCAGGGGGTCAACACCAGAGCTGAGCCTTTCTGTGGCAGTGTCCAATCAGAGATTATTAGCAGATAATCCTCATATCTCCAATTCAGGAAAAGTCTGGGAATGTGATCATAGGGTAGAGAGAGAGCAGAGCTATAAGCAGAATAAGCTCCATAAATGTTTAGATAAACATAGGAAGCACTTCAGACtgaatacaaacaaaaaagaatgtcaTCAAATCTACTCAAATAAGCTCATTTCTAAGTATCTTGAACATGGAAAGTGCTCTGGTGATAATTTGGATCTCAGTCAGTGTCAGAGACGTAATGCTGCAGCAAAGTCTTATggatgtaatgaatgtggaaaagccttccGGAGGAGCACAGGGCTTACTGgccatcagagaattcacagaggagagaaaccttatgagtgCACTGAATGTGGGAAGGTCTTCCGATGGAAAACACAACTTACTGTACATAAGAGAActcacactggagaaaaaccatatgaatgtaaagaatgtgggaaatTCTTCTGTCGAAGTTCACAGCTTGCTGAACATCGtcgaattcatactggagaaaaaccttttggatgtaatgaatgtgggaagaccTTCCGTCGGAGCACACAACTTAATGTACATAAGAGAATTCACAATGgaaagaaaccttatgaatgtaatggatgTGGGAAGTCCTTCCACCAGAGAAAGGGGCTTACTCGGCATGAGTCAATTCATATTCGAGATAAAGCTCATAaatgcaatgaatgtgggaagggTTTTCGAAGCAGCTCACAGCTTTCTGAACATCAGAAAGTtcatactggggagaaaccttatggatgtgatgaatgtggaaaagcctttaATCGGAGCACACAACTTGATATACATCAGAgagttcatactggagagaaaccttataaatgtaatgaatgtggtaaGACCTTCTGCTGGAGCACACAGCTTACTgttcatcagagaattcacactaaAGAGAAACTTTTtgagtgtaatgaatgtggaaagactttccaCCAGAGTGCATTGCTTTCTCGACATCAGATAATTCACACCGGagagaaatcttatgaatgtTCTACATGTGGAAAGTGTTTCCGCCGAAACATAGAACTTACCCGACATCAATCAGTTCATACTGgggaaaaaccttatgaatgcaatgaatgtgggaaggctttcCGTCTGAGCACAGGACTACATCTACATcaaagaattcacactggagaaaaaccttatgaatgtagtgaatgtgggaGAGCCTTTCGCCGGAACACAGAACTTACTCGTCATCAGAGagttcacactggagagaaacgttatgaatgcaatgaatgtggaaaggccttCAGCAGAAGCACAGGCCTTACTGAACATCGGACTGTTCAcacaggagagaaaccttatgaatgtaaggaCTGTGGGCGGGCCTTCCGTCTGAGTAAACACCTTACTCAGCATTACAGAATTCACAATGGTGAGAAGCCTCATGAAGGGAGCatctaa